In the Engystomops pustulosus chromosome 2, aEngPut4.maternal, whole genome shotgun sequence genome, one interval contains:
- the KCNE2 gene encoding potassium voltage-gated channel subfamily E member 2 isoform X2, which produces MAQQYIKCRPTCDQRKYRKERNIGSSPILRSADMYVPANFTQSLENGIKKIFEDYMNSWRKNDTIKANQLQDTLNAENFNYVILYLMVMIGMFSFIVVSVLVSTTRSKRHKPLDDQDPYSRYIANDFSESKGMVLENPSARSYSAPMSP; this is translated from the exons ATGGCGCAGCAGTATATAAAGTGCCGCccgacatgtgaccagcggaaaTATAGGAAGGAGAGGAACATCGGCAGCTCACCAATACTGA GATCGGCAGACATGTATGTACCCGCTAACTTTACGCAATCCCTGGAAAATGGCATTAAAAAAATCTTTGAGGATTACATGAACAGTTGGCGTAAGAATGACACCATTAAGGCCAATCAATTACAGGACACGCTCAACGCGGAGAACTTCAACTACGTCATCCTGTACCTCATGGTGATGATTGGGATGTTCTCCTTCATCGTCGTGTCCGTCTTGGTGAGCACCACCCGCTCCAAGAGGCACAAACCCCTGGACGACCAGGATCCTTACAGCAGATACATCGCCAATGACTTCTCCGAGTCAAAAGGAATGGTCCTAGAAAACCCCAGCGCCAGGTCATATTCggcccccatgtccccatag
- the KCNE2 gene encoding potassium voltage-gated channel subfamily E member 2 isoform X1: MAQQYIKCRPTCDQRKYRKKRNIGSSPILRSADMYVPANFTQSLENGIKKIFEDYMNSWRKNDTIKANQLQDTLNAENFNYVILYLMVMIGMFSFIVVSVLVSTTRSKRHKPLDDQDPYSRYIANDFSESKGMVLENPSARSYSAPMSP, from the exons ATGGCGCAGCAGTATATAAAGTGCCGCccgacatgtgaccagcggaaaTATAGGAAGAAGAGGAACATCGGCAGCTCACCAATACTGA GATCGGCAGACATGTATGTACCCGCTAACTTTACGCAATCCCTGGAAAATGGCATTAAAAAAATCTTTGAGGATTACATGAACAGTTGGCGTAAGAATGACACCATTAAGGCCAATCAATTACAGGACACGCTCAACGCGGAGAACTTCAACTACGTCATCCTGTACCTCATGGTGATGATTGGGATGTTCTCCTTCATCGTCGTGTCCGTCTTGGTGAGCACCACCCGCTCCAAGAGGCACAAACCCCTGGACGACCAGGATCCTTACAGCAGATACATCGCCAATGACTTCTCCGAGTCAAAAGGAATGGTCCTAGAAAACCCCAGCGCCAGGTCATATTCggcccccatgtccccatag